The nucleotide window GACGAAGGCGGGGTTGCCCTTGGCGCGCAGGCCCAGCGCCATGCCGACGCCGATGCCCAAGCCCTGGCCCAGCGAGCCGCCGGTGATCTCCATCCCCGGCGTATAGGCGGCCATGCCCGACATCGGCAGGCGGGAATCGTCGGTACCATAGGTCTCCAGCTCGGCCTCGGGCAGGATGCCGGCCTCGATCAGCGCGGCGTAAAGCGCGATGGCGTAATGGCCGATGGACAGCAGGAAGCGGTCCCGGCCTTCCCATTCCGGTTCGTGCGGGCGCAGGTGCAGCGCGTGGAAATAGGACACCGCCAGCACATCGGCGATGCCGAGCGCCTGCCCGACATAACCCTGTCCCTGCACCTCGCCCATGCGGATCGCCTTGCGGCGGATCTCCCAGGCGCGGCGGGCGAGGCTGGTGTTCGACAGCAGGGCTGTCGCGCGTTCATCCTGCATGATTCCTCCTCCGGCAGTCGCGGCTGCGGCAATGGCCGCGTCGCTTTTTACTGGCGGCGGATCGGCCGGCAGGCAATTAAGTTTTCCTACCGAGTTGTTAAGAACAGCTTAGATGACCTGCTGCCGGGAATCGGCGAGGGTCTTGCCAGTCGGGCGAGGAGGACGCTCTGCCATATAAGCACCATGCTTGACATGCCGGGGGCGCGGGACGAGCTTCGCCCGCCGCGGTCGCCGGCAGGTCGGGCGGGACGGCCCTCCTGACCGGCCCGAGAGGTTTTTCTAGGGAGGAGTCACATGACAATCCGTCATCTATTCGCCGCCGCCGCGGCGCTTGCGCTTTGCGCGCTGCCGGTCTGGGCCCAGAACTTCCAGCTTTCGCACAATGCGGCGGCCGGAAACCCCAAGGACGTGGCCTCGCTGAAATTCGCCGAGCTGGTCGAGCAGAAATCCGGCGGCCGTCTGCATGTCGATGTGGGTGGCAGCGCGCAATTCGGCGACGATGCCGAGACGATCACCAACATGCGGCTGGGCACCGTCGCCTTCTCCGCCAATTCGCAGGGCACCACCTCGGCCGTGGTCCCCGAGATCGCGCTTCTGGGCCTGCCCTTCC belongs to Paracoccus sp. TOH and includes:
- a CDS encoding transketolase, whose product is MQDERATALLSNTSLARRAWEIRRKAIRMGEVQGQGYVGQALGIADVLAVSYFHALHLRPHEPEWEGRDRFLLSIGHYAIALYAALIEAGILPEAELETYGTDDSRLPMSGMAAYTPGMEITGGSLGQGLGIGVGMALGLRAKGNPAFVYNLMSDGELGEGSTWEAAMSAAHHKLGNLICIVDFNDQQADGKSTEMLCAEPLQDKWAAFGWHVQRVDGNDIPALVRAFDAARALAEPRPRVIICDTVMCKGVPFLESREITHFVRVEPDEWQQALAVLDAGRPD